A DNA window from Actinomycetota bacterium contains the following coding sequences:
- a CDS encoding Fur family transcriptional regulator, with amino-acid sequence MSRIDEVVEARLRAVGQRYTPKRRALVEALRQAGNPVATPDLSGGPSGLPQSSVYRNLVVLEHAGVVHRVVTGEEFTRYELAEDLTEHHHHLVCRSCGTVEDVTVPPSFERFMAQTVSDVAGRSGFSAAGHRLDVIGTCRRCAGNRSRATASRQAER; translated from the coding sequence ATGAGTCGGATCGACGAGGTGGTCGAGGCGCGGCTCCGCGCCGTAGGTCAACGCTACACGCCGAAGCGCCGCGCGCTCGTCGAGGCGCTACGGCAGGCGGGGAACCCGGTCGCGACACCAGATCTCTCGGGTGGGCCGAGTGGGCTGCCCCAGAGCTCCGTGTATCGGAACCTCGTCGTGCTCGAGCATGCTGGCGTCGTGCACCGCGTCGTCACTGGCGAGGAGTTCACGCGATACGAGCTCGCCGAGGACCTGACGGAGCACCATCACCATCTGGTGTGCCGCAGCTGCGGGACGGTCGAGGACGTGACGGTGCCGCCGAGCTTCGAGCGCTTCATGGCGCAGACGGTGTCCGACGTCGCAGGCAGGAGCGGATTCTCCGCCGCAGGACACCGGCTCGACGTGATCGGCACGTGTCGCCGATGCGCGGGGAACAGAAGCCGCGCAACGGCGTCTCGTCAGGCCGAGAGGTAA
- a CDS encoding zinc ABC transporter substrate-binding protein produces the protein MTKLQPSKWRSVPARFIAVGVALLVAVSFAACGSGAAEDGEGDVVVVASFYPLAEAARRVGGPDVTIHNLTPPGVEPHDLELAPDDLELILTADVVLYVGAGFQPAVEDAIADVEGRALDALEGIQTLEPPPEDEVHQGEEDHGEAELTADPHVWLDPILYAQIVDHVADVFAAVSPERADVVRENAETFVAELRSLDEDYRAGLESCAGRPLVVNHAAFGYLAQAYGLEQHPISGISPEAEIDPAHLADLRDLVEREGVTTIFTEALASPEVAETLAAEAGVRTAVLNPLEGLTEEQVDAGEDYLSVMRENLVALEDGLGCA, from the coding sequence GTGACCAAACTCCAGCCATCGAAGTGGCGAAGCGTTCCGGCGCGGTTCATCGCGGTCGGGGTGGCGCTCCTCGTCGCCGTTTCGTTTGCGGCGTGCGGGAGTGGTGCTGCGGAGGACGGGGAAGGAGATGTCGTCGTCGTGGCCAGCTTCTACCCGCTCGCCGAGGCGGCTCGCCGCGTCGGAGGACCCGACGTGACGATCCACAACCTGACGCCACCCGGTGTCGAGCCTCACGACCTCGAGCTCGCCCCCGACGATCTCGAGCTCATTCTCACCGCCGACGTCGTCCTGTACGTCGGGGCCGGGTTCCAGCCCGCGGTCGAGGACGCGATCGCGGACGTGGAGGGGCGCGCCCTCGACGCCCTCGAGGGGATCCAGACGCTCGAACCGCCACCGGAGGACGAGGTGCACCAGGGCGAAGAAGACCACGGTGAGGCGGAGCTCACCGCGGATCCACACGTGTGGCTCGACCCGATCCTGTACGCGCAGATCGTCGATCATGTGGCCGACGTCTTCGCCGCCGTGTCGCCCGAGCGGGCGGACGTGGTCCGCGAGAACGCCGAGACGTTCGTCGCCGAGCTTCGTTCGCTCGACGAGGACTACCGCGCGGGTCTGGAGAGCTGCGCCGGCCGTCCGCTCGTGGTGAACCACGCGGCGTTCGGATATCTGGCCCAAGCGTACGGGCTCGAGCAGCACCCCATCTCCGGGATCTCGCCCGAGGCGGAGATCGATCCAGCGCACCTCGCGGACCTTCGCGACCTCGTCGAGCGCGAAGGCGTCACGACGATCTTCACCGAGGCGCTCGCGTCGCCGGAGGTCGCCGAGACGCTCGCCGCTGAGGCCGGCGTCCGGACCGCGGTGTTGAATCCGCTCGAAGGTCTCACGGAGGAGCAGGTCGACGCCGGCGAGGATTACCTTTCGGTGATGCGGGAAAACCTCGTTGCTCTCGAGGACGGACTTGGCTGCGCCTGA
- a CDS encoding permease: MALAAPHSRPVTARTVMLVATALVLGTLSLRALDPQRVAWIRSYIVIFGSLLVQALPFVTLGSLAAAFVEVFVPIGTLERLARLPRPLQLPAAALAGVAFPICECGSVPVARRLAQRGLMPSAAVTFMLAAPVVNPVVIASTFVAYRARPSTWTMVGGRFALGMLVAIAVGWVIGNRSVDELLKPNPEDVHERHLRVERPEARWRRFFSHLGNDFLFMGRYLILGVTIAAAIQTFLPASALTSVSGVPIVSIVVMMVLAAALSLCSESDAFVAASFVQFGPAAQLAFLVSGPMVDTKLLALYAGTFRRGFVRAVVAVVFVTTLVSTLWLGVITG; encoded by the coding sequence ATGGCACTCGCCGCACCTCATTCCCGTCCGGTCACGGCGCGCACGGTGATGCTCGTTGCGACCGCACTCGTCCTCGGGACCCTCTCGCTCCGCGCGCTCGACCCCCAGCGCGTGGCGTGGATCCGTTCCTACATCGTGATCTTCGGATCGCTCCTCGTTCAGGCGCTGCCGTTCGTGACGCTTGGCTCCCTCGCCGCCGCGTTCGTCGAGGTGTTCGTGCCGATCGGAACGCTCGAGCGGCTCGCCCGACTGCCGCGTCCCCTGCAGCTTCCGGCCGCCGCGCTCGCGGGAGTCGCGTTTCCCATTTGCGAATGCGGTTCCGTCCCGGTCGCGCGACGGCTCGCACAACGAGGGCTCATGCCGTCCGCGGCTGTCACGTTCATGCTCGCGGCGCCGGTCGTGAACCCCGTCGTCATCGCGTCGACGTTCGTCGCGTATCGGGCGCGGCCGTCGACGTGGACGATGGTGGGCGGGCGGTTCGCGCTCGGCATGCTCGTCGCCATCGCCGTCGGCTGGGTGATCGGCAACCGGTCTGTCGATGAGCTCCTCAAACCGAATCCCGAGGACGTGCACGAGCGGCATCTGCGGGTCGAACGGCCCGAGGCACGCTGGCGGCGGTTCTTCTCACACCTCGGCAACGACTTCCTGTTCATGGGCCGCTATCTGATCCTCGGCGTGACGATCGCCGCCGCGATCCAGACGTTCCTGCCCGCATCTGCGCTCACGAGCGTTTCCGGCGTTCCGATCGTTTCGATCGTCGTAATGATGGTTCTCGCCGCGGCCCTGTCGCTGTGCTCGGAGTCCGACGCGTTCGTCGCCGCCTCGTTCGTGCAGTTCGGACCCGCGGCGCAGCTTGCGTTCCTCGTCTCCGGACCGATGGTCGACACGAAGCTGCTGGCCCTCTACGCAGGCACCTTTCGCCGGGGGTTCGTTCGCGCCGTTGTCGCCGTCGTCTTCGTGACGACGCTGGTCTCGACGTTGTGGCTCGGAGTGATAACTGGATGA
- a CDS encoding metal ABC transporter ATP-binding protein, whose protein sequence is MAAPDRHVAVRTDLVDDVLVQAEGVTFGYGRTPVVEGVDLVVRRGEFVALVGPNGSGKSTLLKVLLGSIAPWEGSVRLFGKPPARVGERARIGYVPQRPVLDSEVPATVDEIVGAGRLARRGWWRAFRREDREEIDHALASVGLKDLARRPLNELSGGQQQRAFIARAFASEPELLLLDEPIAGVDAESQRRFRESLTHLIDEHGAGVLLVSHELSAVARELDRVIVLKRRVLFDGKPSDLAASGVSLGIHHEDLPLWLEGLR, encoded by the coding sequence TTGGCTGCGCCTGACCGACATGTCGCCGTTCGGACCGACCTAGTCGACGACGTCCTCGTTCAGGCCGAAGGCGTCACGTTCGGGTACGGCAGAACTCCCGTCGTGGAGGGCGTCGACCTCGTCGTGCGGCGCGGGGAGTTCGTCGCGCTCGTCGGGCCGAACGGTTCGGGGAAGTCGACACTGCTCAAGGTGCTCCTCGGTTCGATCGCGCCGTGGGAGGGAAGCGTTCGGTTGTTCGGAAAGCCGCCGGCGCGCGTCGGCGAGCGGGCTCGCATCGGATACGTTCCACAGCGCCCCGTGCTCGATTCGGAGGTTCCCGCAACGGTCGACGAGATCGTCGGCGCGGGACGCCTCGCTCGTCGTGGATGGTGGCGCGCGTTCCGTCGAGAGGACCGCGAGGAGATCGACCACGCGCTCGCGTCGGTCGGGCTGAAGGACCTCGCGCGCCGGCCGCTGAACGAGCTGTCGGGAGGTCAGCAGCAACGAGCGTTCATCGCGCGGGCGTTCGCCAGTGAGCCGGAGCTCCTGCTGCTGGACGAACCGATCGCCGGCGTCGACGCCGAATCGCAGCGCCGGTTCAGGGAGTCGCTGACGCACCTGATCGACGAACACGGCGCCGGCGTGTTGCTCGTCTCTCACGAGCTGTCGGCCGTTGCGCGCGAGCTCGACCGCGTCATCGTCTTGAAGCGGCGCGTGCTGTTCGACGGCAAGCCGTCGGACCTCGCCGCCTCCGGTGTGAGCCTGGGGATCCACCACGAGGACCTGCCCCTCTGGCTCGAGGGCCTCCGCTGA
- a CDS encoding metal ABC transporter permease, with protein sequence MLPYPFELSFMQRALVAGVAVGVFAPMIGTFAVQRRMSLIGDGIGHLAFAGVGLGLVAGIWPVWGALAVAVVGSLGLEWLRARGSASGDVALALFFFSGIAAGVVLVGLGGGLDANLLTYLFGQPLTVDGSEIAVILGLGTGIVLIMLFLRRVLFAVVTDEEWSRVAGLPVGFVNALLAVLIAVSVVAAMRIVGILLVAAMMVLPVASGQLLARSFRGTLWSSVVIGVAAVVLGLAASRIWGLAPSGTIVLLASASFAVIALVKRGRVPRLRAEGSGP encoded by the coding sequence GTGCTGCCGTATCCGTTCGAGCTGTCGTTCATGCAGCGCGCGCTCGTCGCTGGCGTCGCGGTCGGCGTGTTCGCGCCGATGATCGGAACCTTCGCTGTTCAGCGCAGGATGTCGCTGATCGGTGACGGGATAGGCCATCTCGCGTTCGCCGGCGTCGGCCTGGGACTCGTCGCGGGCATTTGGCCGGTATGGGGCGCGCTCGCCGTCGCGGTCGTGGGATCGCTCGGGCTCGAGTGGCTGCGCGCCCGCGGCTCGGCGTCCGGGGACGTCGCGCTCGCGCTCTTCTTCTTTTCCGGGATCGCCGCCGGAGTCGTTCTCGTTGGTCTGGGAGGCGGACTCGACGCCAACCTGCTCACCTATCTGTTCGGCCAGCCGCTCACGGTCGACGGTTCCGAGATCGCCGTCATCCTCGGGCTCGGTACGGGGATCGTGCTCATCATGCTGTTCCTCAGGCGCGTGCTGTTCGCTGTGGTCACGGACGAGGAGTGGTCGCGCGTCGCAGGTTTGCCGGTCGGTTTCGTGAACGCGCTTCTGGCGGTCCTGATCGCCGTGTCCGTGGTCGCGGCGATGCGGATCGTTGGGATCCTCCTTGTGGCCGCGATGATGGTGCTCCCCGTCGCGAGCGGTCAGCTGCTCGCTCGCTCGTTCCGCGGAACCCTCTGGTCGAGCGTCGTCATCGGCGTGGCGGCGGTCGTGCTCGGCCTCGCCGCGTCGCGCATCTGGGGGCTCGCGCCGAGCGGGACGATCGTCCTGTTGGCATCGGCGTCGTTCGCCGTAATCGCGCTCGTGAAGAGAGGGAGGGTGCCGCGACTTCGCGCGGAGGGGTCAGGTCCATGA
- a CDS encoding TIGR03943 family protein, protein MSEVVEHGGIGVRAAHSTRQRWSAVRVAGAVALGAWAAAFWFLLVTGRDALYLSTRTEWVVPVAAGLLSAATFGRLASARSSHSEPLGRRELGVVVATIVPVLVLTALPATTLGSYSAGTRSPVSGSRFSASPGDVATGELSLVDVAAAQTTPEAERALAGRAGETVTFVGFVARYGSTLADEFMLTRYVVSCCVADATVASVRVVNVTPGRLDENDWVEVTGTIYPIGREVIVDATSVGGVPRPDRPYLSA, encoded by the coding sequence ATGAGCGAGGTCGTCGAACACGGCGGCATCGGCGTCCGGGCGGCGCACTCGACGCGACAGCGCTGGAGCGCGGTTCGCGTGGCCGGGGCCGTCGCTCTCGGCGCGTGGGCGGCGGCGTTCTGGTTCCTGCTCGTCACGGGACGCGATGCGCTGTACCTGTCGACGCGGACGGAGTGGGTCGTGCCCGTCGCCGCAGGGCTGCTCTCCGCGGCGACGTTCGGCCGTCTCGCGTCCGCTCGATCGAGCCACTCCGAACCGCTCGGCCGTCGAGAGCTCGGCGTCGTCGTCGCCACGATCGTTCCGGTCCTCGTGCTGACGGCCCTGCCGGCGACGACGCTCGGCTCGTACTCGGCCGGTACCCGTTCACCGGTTTCTGGTTCGCGGTTCTCGGCGTCGCCCGGCGACGTCGCCACCGGCGAGCTCTCGCTCGTGGACGTGGCCGCCGCGCAGACGACGCCCGAGGCTGAACGAGCGCTGGCCGGCCGAGCCGGCGAGACGGTGACCTTCGTGGGCTTCGTCGCTCGGTACGGCAGCACCCTGGCCGACGAGTTCATGCTCACCCGGTACGTGGTGTCGTGCTGCGTGGCAGATGCCACCGTGGCATCGGTTCGCGTCGTCAACGTCACGCCGGGACGGTTAGACGAGAACGATTGGGTCGAGGTGACCGGCACGATCTACCCGATCGGTCGAGAGGTGATCGTCGACGCCACGTCGGTGGGCGGCGTCCCTCGACCGGACCGGCCTTACCTCTCGGCCTGA
- a CDS encoding alkaline phosphatase family protein: MAASPCLALAAAASLLVSACAAQPFDEPGAARAGVAQTATGELAELACSIPHEWLLATWRGNRNDRSAELQILPIEPNFVGSGLPHVGPWPYAQDIPMFWYGEGHIAPAGVVERPVTLAGVAPTQAALLDFPFRTPDGSPMHEALISSADPPRLILTIVWDAGGRNVLKRWPNAWPFLDSLIPNGTWYDNATVGSSPTSTAQTHATIGTGTFPDNHGIVAHRLRIGEDLTTPWARGPTYLIDPTLADVYDLAMANDPVVGELGTVSIHLGMLGHGSMWGGGDQDIAVVREKVGAETLGAEGFEWNLTPALRSYYRFPEYLNEVGGFEADVRAVDAADGRIDGRWRNNDIEPLLRGFDTPARIPYQTRVLMELIEREGFGDDVIPDLLYVNFKMIDYISHVWTVNSPEMRDAVEAQDEQLQVLVEFLDETVGEGQWAFVLTADHGSLPDPDVTGAFQISTTSIVNGLARRFDDQDDVRLIELVQPTQIFVNETELRQNGHTLEEMSEWIMGLTKADTKLPGVVVPASEADDPVFQAAFPSAIMSQLECLPEART; the protein is encoded by the coding sequence GTGGCCGCCTCCCCCTGTCTCGCGCTGGCCGCGGCCGCATCGCTCCTCGTCTCGGCGTGCGCGGCACAACCGTTCGACGAGCCAGGAGCCGCTCGCGCTGGAGTGGCTCAAACGGCGACGGGTGAGCTGGCCGAGCTCGCGTGCTCGATCCCGCACGAGTGGTTGCTCGCGACGTGGCGCGGCAACCGGAACGATAGGAGCGCCGAGCTGCAGATCCTCCCGATCGAGCCGAACTTCGTTGGTTCAGGGCTTCCACACGTCGGTCCGTGGCCCTACGCGCAGGATATTCCGATGTTCTGGTACGGCGAAGGGCACATCGCTCCGGCCGGCGTGGTCGAGCGTCCGGTGACGCTCGCCGGAGTTGCGCCGACGCAGGCGGCGCTGCTCGACTTTCCGTTCAGGACTCCGGACGGCTCGCCGATGCACGAGGCGCTCATCAGCTCCGCCGACCCGCCGAGGCTGATCCTCACCATCGTCTGGGACGCGGGCGGACGAAACGTCCTGAAGCGATGGCCGAACGCGTGGCCGTTCCTCGACTCGCTCATCCCGAACGGCACGTGGTACGACAACGCCACGGTTGGATCGTCACCGACGTCCACCGCGCAGACGCACGCCACGATCGGGACCGGCACGTTCCCTGACAACCACGGCATCGTGGCGCACCGGCTGCGCATCGGCGAAGACCTGACCACGCCGTGGGCGCGCGGACCCACCTACCTGATCGACCCGACGCTCGCGGACGTATACGACCTGGCCATGGCCAACGACCCCGTCGTCGGCGAGCTCGGCACGGTGTCGATCCATCTCGGCATGCTCGGTCACGGATCGATGTGGGGCGGAGGCGACCAGGATATCGCCGTGGTCCGGGAGAAGGTCGGCGCCGAAACGCTCGGCGCCGAGGGTTTCGAATGGAACCTCACGCCTGCTCTCCGTTCGTACTACCGGTTCCCCGAGTACCTGAACGAGGTCGGCGGGTTCGAGGCCGACGTGCGGGCCGTCGACGCGGCCGACGGGCGCATCGACGGCCGGTGGCGCAACAACGACATCGAGCCGCTCCTTCGTGGGTTCGACACTCCCGCGCGAATCCCCTACCAGACGCGCGTGTTGATGGAGCTGATCGAACGCGAGGGGTTCGGCGACGACGTCATCCCCGACCTGCTCTACGTGAACTTCAAGATGATCGACTACATCAGCCACGTCTGGACGGTGAACAGTCCGGAGATGCGCGACGCGGTCGAGGCGCAGGACGAACAGCTCCAGGTCCTCGTGGAGTTCCTCGACGAAACCGTGGGCGAGGGTCAATGGGCGTTCGTCCTCACCGCCGATCACGGGTCGCTCCCGGACCCCGACGTCACCGGCGCGTTCCAGATCTCTACGACCTCGATCGTCAACGGGCTCGCGCGTCGCTTCGACGATCAGGACGATGTGCGGCTCATCGAGCTCGTCCAGCCGACACAGATCTTCGTGAACGAGACCGAGCTTCGCCAGAACGGTCACACGCTCGAGGAGATGAGCGAGTGGATCATGGGGCTGACCAAGGCCGACACGAAGCTGCCAGGCGTGGTCGTACCGGCCTCGGAAGCGGATGACCCTGTGTTCCAGGCGGCGTTCCCGTCCGCGATCATGTCGCAGCTCGAGTGTCTTCCCGAAGCGAGAACGTGA
- a CDS encoding acyl-CoA dehydrogenase family protein has product MARSIDPLDFLDIERLLSDEERAIQDAVRQFVSERIVPDVGEWFERGEFPRDVANGLAQLGLLGMHLEGYGLPGTSAVSYGLACMELEYGDSGFRSFVSVQGSLCMFPIRAFASEEQKERWLPPMSRGEVIGCFGLTEPDFGSDPSGMRTSAKRDGDEWVLNGTKTWITNGGIADLAVIWAKTDDGIRGFLVPTDTAGFSAKDIHRKLSLRASVTSELTLDDVHVPQDAVLPGVTGMKGPLSCLTEARYGIIWGAMGAARACFQSALEYATTRVQWGSPIGAFQLTQRKLADMAVELNKGTLLAVHLGRMKDEGRLLPQQVSMGKLNNVREALAIAREARGILGASGITLEYPVIRHMNNLESVLTYEGTNEIHTLIVGEALTGLRAYE; this is encoded by the coding sequence ATGGCGCGGTCGATCGATCCGCTGGACTTCTTGGACATCGAGCGCCTGCTTTCGGACGAGGAACGCGCGATCCAAGACGCCGTCCGCCAGTTCGTCAGCGAACGGATCGTCCCGGACGTCGGCGAGTGGTTCGAGCGCGGCGAGTTCCCTCGAGACGTCGCGAACGGACTCGCCCAGCTCGGCCTCCTGGGGATGCATCTCGAGGGCTACGGCCTTCCGGGGACGAGCGCGGTCTCGTACGGGCTCGCCTGCATGGAGCTCGAGTACGGCGATTCGGGGTTCCGATCGTTCGTCTCGGTGCAGGGATCGTTGTGCATGTTCCCCATCCGCGCCTTCGCCAGCGAGGAGCAGAAGGAGCGCTGGCTGCCGCCGATGTCTCGAGGTGAAGTCATCGGTTGCTTCGGCCTAACCGAACCGGACTTCGGTTCCGACCCGAGCGGGATGCGCACGAGCGCCAAACGCGACGGCGACGAGTGGGTCCTGAACGGCACGAAGACGTGGATCACGAACGGCGGCATCGCCGACCTCGCGGTCATCTGGGCGAAGACGGACGACGGCATCCGGGGGTTTCTGGTGCCGACGGATACGGCCGGCTTCTCCGCCAAGGACATCCACCGCAAGCTGTCGCTCCGCGCGTCGGTCACGTCAGAGTTGACGCTCGACGACGTCCACGTTCCCCAAGACGCGGTGCTGCCCGGCGTCACCGGCATGAAGGGACCGCTGTCGTGTCTCACCGAAGCGCGGTACGGGATCATCTGGGGCGCGATGGGCGCCGCGCGCGCGTGCTTCCAGAGCGCGCTCGAATACGCCACCACGCGCGTACAGTGGGGAAGTCCCATCGGCGCGTTCCAGTTGACGCAGCGCAAGCTCGCCGACATGGCCGTCGAGCTCAACAAGGGCACGCTCCTTGCGGTTCATCTCGGCCGCATGAAGGACGAGGGTCGACTGCTCCCGCAGCAGGTGAGCATGGGCAAGCTGAACAACGTGCGTGAGGCGCTGGCGATTGCACGCGAAGCGCGCGGGATCCTCGGCGCGAGCGGCATCACGCTCGAGTACCCCGTGATCCGTCACATGAACAACCTCGAATCGGTCCTCACCTACGAGGGCACGAACGAGATCCACACGCTGATCGTCGGCGAGGCGCTCACCGGCCTTCGCGCGTACGAGTAG
- a CDS encoding CBS domain-containing protein produces MATIRDVMTSELVTVEPGTTVAEAATIMGAHHVGSALVFGDGGMAGIFTERDILRALASDFDAARHAVEQWMTPHPATIVADAGLREARDLMLERGFRHLPVLDGDDVVGIVSLRDLSRSDS; encoded by the coding sequence ATGGCCACGATCCGGGACGTCATGACGAGCGAGCTCGTGACGGTCGAGCCGGGAACGACCGTCGCGGAGGCGGCCACCATCATGGGTGCGCATCACGTCGGCTCCGCGCTCGTCTTCGGCGACGGCGGGATGGCCGGCATCTTCACCGAACGCGACATCCTCCGGGCCCTGGCGAGCGACTTCGACGCGGCCCGGCACGCGGTCGAGCAGTGGATGACTCCCCATCCCGCGACCATCGTCGCGGACGCCGGTCTCCGCGAGGCCCGCGACCTGATGCTCGAGCGCGGGTTCCGGCATCTCCCGGTGCTGGACGGCGACGACGTGGTAGGGATCGTCTCCCTTCGGGATCTCTCGCGCTCGGACTCGTAA
- a CDS encoding MBOAT family O-acyltransferase: protein MLFPTTDFAIFFAIAFAMHWVLNPYPRGRKWFLLVASYVFYAWWDWRLVWLLVAVSAIAQLGALWVERQEEQASRTRRAVVASLALLLPLAWFKYYGFFALSLANAFERIGLSPPLPLLQFVLPVGISFYTFMAISYVVDVSRLEITPASWLDAFVYLSFFPHLVAGPIVRGEELLPQIRRRRDPERIDVSRAAFLILGGLFKKVVVSSFLAAQIVDPVFGAPGAHSALETLVAIYGYAIVIYTDFSGYTDIAIGVALLLGFEFPVNFDRPYAAVSLRDFWQRWHITLSRWLRDYLYVPLGGSKRGEVRTAINVMITMLLGGLWHGAGWTFVAWGGLHGIGQVVGRWRRRRRERLGLPLDPASVTAVLRARVVTFHLICLGWVFFRAGSIERAFDVLDRLVTGWAEPSTLVTPLVVAAIAGMLLLQNVPRTPAPVVLRTFSRLAPVMQGAALAVVLFAITTLGPNGVAPFIYFRF from the coding sequence ATGCTCTTCCCCACCACGGATTTCGCCATCTTCTTCGCGATCGCCTTCGCGATGCACTGGGTGCTGAATCCGTACCCCCGGGGTCGGAAGTGGTTCCTCCTCGTCGCGAGCTACGTGTTCTACGCGTGGTGGGACTGGCGGCTCGTGTGGCTGCTCGTGGCGGTGAGCGCGATCGCGCAGCTCGGCGCGCTGTGGGTCGAGCGCCAGGAGGAACAGGCCTCGCGCACGCGCCGGGCGGTCGTCGCTTCGCTGGCATTGCTCCTCCCGCTCGCCTGGTTCAAGTACTACGGATTCTTCGCGTTGAGCCTGGCCAACGCGTTCGAGAGGATCGGTCTGTCGCCGCCGCTCCCACTGCTGCAGTTCGTTCTTCCGGTCGGGATCTCCTTCTACACGTTCATGGCGATCAGCTATGTCGTGGACGTGTCGCGACTGGAGATCACACCGGCGTCCTGGCTCGACGCGTTCGTGTACCTCTCATTCTTCCCGCATCTCGTCGCCGGTCCGATCGTCCGCGGAGAGGAGCTGTTGCCACAGATCCGCAGGCGTCGCGATCCGGAGAGGATCGACGTCTCACGCGCTGCCTTCCTGATCCTCGGCGGGTTGTTCAAGAAGGTCGTCGTGTCGAGCTTCCTGGCCGCGCAGATCGTCGATCCCGTGTTCGGCGCACCGGGCGCCCACTCGGCGCTCGAGACGCTGGTCGCGATCTACGGCTACGCGATCGTGATCTACACCGACTTCAGCGGCTACACCGACATCGCGATCGGCGTGGCGCTGCTGCTGGGGTTCGAGTTCCCGGTGAACTTCGACCGGCCGTACGCGGCCGTCTCGCTCCGCGACTTCTGGCAGCGCTGGCACATCACTCTCTCGAGATGGCTGCGCGACTACCTTTACGTCCCGCTCGGCGGCAGCAAGCGCGGCGAGGTCCGGACCGCGATCAACGTGATGATCACGATGCTGCTCGGCGGGCTGTGGCACGGGGCGGGTTGGACGTTCGTCGCGTGGGGTGGCCTGCACGGGATCGGACAGGTCGTTGGTCGGTGGCGGCGACGCCGCCGCGAACGACTGGGGTTGCCGTTGGACCCGGCATCGGTGACCGCCGTGCTTCGAGCCCGCGTCGTTACGTTCCACCTGATCTGCCTGGGTTGGGTGTTCTTCCGCGCGGGTTCGATCGAGCGCGCGTTCGACGTTCTCGATCGCTTGGTGACCGGGTGGGCCGAGCCGTCGACGCTCGTCACGCCGCTCGTCGTCGCGGCGATCGCGGGCATGTTGCTGCTCCAGAACGTCCCGCGGACGCCGGCGCCGGTGGTGCTGCGGACGTTCTCGCGGCTCGCGCCGGTGATGCAAGGTGCGGCACTGGCGGTCGTGCTGTTCGCCATCACAACGTTGGGGCCGAACGGCGTCGCGCCGTTCATCTACTTCCGGTTCTGA
- a CDS encoding A/G-specific adenine glycosylase, translated as MKWFEPRRHAYPWRGTSDPYAVLVSEIMLQQTQAARVVPAFERFLGRFPTVAALADASRADVVRAWEGLGYNRRPVALSGAARAIVRDHGGRVPADPDELKRLPGVGPYTAAAIASFAYGATIAAVDTNVRRVVARARLGREPGEVRRDTIDDEAVRWLDRGHPAEWNQALMDLGREVCRPEPRCEACPIAADCRARSRSRRGRIAQRRAAPFEGSMRQVRGGIVRVLRRRGASVGELAAQSGFPIERIVDAIGALVRDGLVVADAAARVGRPTGRVRLAD; from the coding sequence ATGAAGTGGTTCGAGCCGCGACGCCACGCGTATCCGTGGCGCGGGACGAGCGATCCCTACGCTGTCCTCGTCTCAGAGATCATGCTTCAGCAGACCCAGGCCGCCCGCGTCGTGCCGGCGTTCGAACGGTTCCTCGGCCGGTTCCCAACCGTTGCCGCGCTCGCGGACGCGTCGCGAGCCGACGTGGTGCGCGCTTGGGAGGGGCTCGGGTACAACCGCCGCCCCGTCGCTCTTTCGGGAGCCGCACGTGCGATCGTCCGCGATCACGGTGGACGAGTGCCCGCAGATCCCGACGAGCTGAAGCGGCTTCCCGGGGTCGGTCCGTACACGGCGGCCGCGATTGCGTCGTTTGCCTACGGCGCGACGATCGCGGCGGTCGACACGAACGTGCGACGCGTCGTTGCGCGCGCTCGACTCGGACGGGAGCCGGGAGAAGTGCGGCGGGACACCATCGACGACGAGGCCGTGCGCTGGCTGGACCGCGGTCACCCAGCCGAGTGGAACCAGGCGCTCATGGATCTGGGTCGCGAAGTCTGCCGGCCGGAACCGCGATGCGAGGCGTGTCCGATCGCCGCCGATTGCCGGGCGCGTTCGAGGTCCCGACGCGGGCGGATAGCACAGCGTCGGGCCGCCCCGTTCGAGGGTTCGATGCGACAGGTGCGGGGCGGGATCGTGCGCGTCCTGCGGCGACGAGGAGCAAGCGTCGGCGAGCTCGCGGCACAGTCGGGTTTCCCGATCGAACGGATCGTCGACGCGATCGGTGCTCTCGTTCGCGACGGACTCGTCGTCGCCGACGCTGCGGCGCGAGTCGGACGCCCGACCGGCCGCGTTCGGCTCGCTGACTGA